In one Pseudomonas hydrolytica genomic region, the following are encoded:
- a CDS encoding NAD-dependent epimerase/dehydratase family protein — protein sequence MRVLVTGANGLVGMAVLRRLGRESGLQAIAGVRAPTAGNVDCEQRALGDLAKGPVDAELLRGIDVVVHAAARVHVMQERAQDPLAAFRAVNVEGTRALLEASAQAGVRRFVLVSSIKVNGEANAPGRPFSEADEASPQDAYACSKWEAEQLVQAFCEQHGMEWVVVRPPLVYGPGVRANFRRMLQALARGLPLPLGGLHNKRSLVALENLADFLVCCVSHPLAANQRFLVSDGQDLSVTELSRKLAAALDSRSWLVPVPRAWLSAGLHLLGRGAAAQRLCGELWVNSSKACSLLNWQAPQGVDDALAATVRDFVRECSR from the coding sequence ATGCGGGTGTTGGTCACAGGAGCTAATGGCCTGGTCGGCATGGCCGTTCTGCGCCGTTTGGGGCGCGAAAGTGGTCTGCAGGCGATTGCAGGTGTGCGTGCGCCGACGGCGGGCAATGTTGATTGCGAGCAACGGGCGCTGGGCGATCTAGCCAAGGGGCCGGTCGATGCCGAGCTGCTGCGTGGGATCGACGTGGTGGTGCACGCCGCGGCGCGGGTGCATGTGATGCAGGAGCGTGCGCAGGATCCGCTGGCGGCTTTCAGGGCGGTCAACGTGGAGGGTACGCGAGCCCTGCTTGAGGCGTCGGCCCAGGCCGGTGTCCGGCGCTTCGTCTTGGTCAGTTCGATCAAGGTCAACGGCGAGGCCAACGCGCCGGGCAGGCCTTTTTCCGAGGCTGATGAGGCCAGCCCTCAGGACGCCTATGCGTGCTCCAAATGGGAGGCGGAGCAGCTGGTGCAGGCATTCTGCGAGCAGCATGGCATGGAGTGGGTGGTGGTCCGCCCGCCACTGGTATACGGGCCCGGGGTGCGGGCCAACTTTCGGCGTATGCTCCAGGCGCTCGCCCGTGGCTTGCCGCTGCCGCTGGGGGGGCTGCATAACAAGCGCAGTCTGGTGGCGCTGGAGAACCTGGCCGATTTTCTCGTCTGCTGCGTGAGCCACCCGTTGGCAGCCAATCAGCGGTTCCTGGTCAGCGATGGCCAGGATCTGTCCGTTACCGAGCTGAGTCGAAAGCTCGCTGCCGCGCTCGACTCGCGTTCCTGGCTGGTGCCGGTCCCGCGCGCCTGGCTGAGTGCCGGCCTGCATCTGCTGGGGCGTGGGGCTGCGGCACAACGTCTGTGCGGTGAGTTATGGGTGAATAGCAGCAAGGCGTGCTCCCTGCTGAATTGGCAGGCGCCGCAGGGCGTAGATGACGCATTAGCCGCCACCGTGAGGGATTTCGTTCGGGAGTGCAGCCGATGA
- a CDS encoding MraY family glycosyltransferase gives MMPLWLLGVLLVSWVLTGEVRRYALARSLLDVPNARSSHAVPTPRGGGLAIVLAFLVALPLLALEGVLAWSGMWALLGGGAWVAALGFLDDHGHVAARWRLLGHFIAAGWVLLWLGGLPPLQAGDVTLELGWLGQGLALVGLVWLLNLYNFMDGIDGIAAVEAICVCLGGALLYVLLGYPALVWTPLALALAVLGFLYWNFPPARIFMGDAGSGFLGLVLGGLALQAAWVASELLWGWLILLGVFVVDATWTLLHRLLRRERVYEAHRSHAYQFASRRCGRHLPVTLAVALLNLFWLLPLAVCVALGYLNGVVGLLLAYSPLAWLARRFEAGAAE, from the coding sequence ATGATGCCGTTATGGCTGCTGGGTGTGCTGCTGGTGTCCTGGGTGCTGACCGGGGAGGTGCGTCGTTATGCCCTGGCGCGCAGTCTGCTGGATGTGCCCAATGCGCGCAGCTCGCATGCGGTGCCCACGCCACGCGGGGGCGGGCTGGCCATCGTGCTGGCGTTTCTCGTTGCGCTGCCGCTGCTGGCGCTGGAGGGCGTGCTGGCCTGGTCGGGGATGTGGGCGCTGCTGGGCGGTGGCGCCTGGGTGGCGGCACTGGGCTTTCTCGACGATCACGGCCATGTCGCCGCGCGCTGGCGTCTGCTCGGGCATTTCATCGCCGCCGGTTGGGTGTTGCTCTGGCTGGGTGGTTTGCCGCCATTGCAGGCGGGCGATGTGACCCTGGAGCTTGGTTGGTTGGGGCAAGGGCTGGCGTTGGTCGGCCTGGTATGGTTGCTCAATCTCTACAACTTCATGGACGGGATAGACGGTATCGCCGCGGTGGAGGCGATTTGCGTGTGCCTGGGGGGGGCGCTGCTCTATGTACTGCTCGGGTATCCGGCGTTGGTCTGGACGCCGTTGGCACTGGCGCTGGCGGTGTTGGGTTTCCTGTACTGGAACTTTCCGCCAGCGCGTATCTTCATGGGCGATGCCGGCAGTGGTTTTCTCGGGCTGGTCCTCGGCGGGCTGGCATTGCAGGCAGCCTGGGTGGCGAGCGAGCTGCTCTGGGGCTGGCTGATCCTGTTGGGGGTATTCGTGGTGGATGCCACCTGGACCCTGCTGCACCGTCTGCTGAGGCGCGAGCGGGTGTACGAAGCGCATCGTAGCCATGCCTATCAGTTCGCCTCGCGTCGTTGCGGACGGCATCTGCCGGTCACGCTTGCCGTGGCGCTGCTGAATCTGTTCTGGCTGCTACCCTTGGCCGTTTGTGTAGCGCTCGGTTATCTGAATGGCGTCGTCGGGCTGCTTCTGGCCTATAGTCCGTTAGCTTGGCTGGCTCGACGATTCGAGGCGGGGGCGGCGGAGTAG
- a CDS encoding polysaccharide biosynthesis protein: MTDKLRKALVKLPRRYKRLLQVMVDIGLVWLALWLAFVVRLGFDKRIEPWGDHLWLFAAAPLIAIPCFIRLGMYRAVMRYFGNDALFAIFKAVSLSALTLALAVYWYREPPALVPRSLVFNYWWLSLFMIGGLRLLMRQYFMGDWYVAARRMPFINALPPQSLVKVAVYGAGAAGNQLVAALRMGRSMQPVAFVDDDDNIATRIIAGLQVYKPKHIQQMIEETGAQEILLAVPSLSRARRREILEDLERYPLHVRSVPGFMDLASGRVKVDDLQEVDIADLLGRDPVPPNQTLLERCVRGQVVMVTGAGGSIGSELCRQIIATGPKVLVLFEHSEYNLYSIHTELEQRIQREFLSQQLVPILGSVRNSGRLLDVMRTWSVDTVYHAAAYKHVPMVEHNIAEGVLNNVMGTLYAAQAAIQAGVEHFVLISTDKAVRPTNVMGSSKRLAEMILQALSRETAPMLFGEDGVHRVNKTRFNMVRFGNVLGSSGSVIPRFHDQIRRGGPVTVTHPNITRYFMTIPEAAQLVIQAGAMGQGGDVFVLDMGAPVKILDLAEKMIHLSGLSVRSERNPHGDIAIEFTGLRPGEKLYEELLIGDNVSETEHPMIMRADEEMLPWDIYKGVLKELLISVECDDYDRVRQLLRETVNGYVPDGEIVDHIYIQRRTDA, translated from the coding sequence ATGACAGATAAGCTGCGCAAGGCGTTGGTCAAATTGCCGCGACGCTACAAGCGCCTGTTACAGGTAATGGTGGATATCGGCCTGGTCTGGCTGGCATTGTGGCTGGCGTTCGTGGTGCGCCTCGGTTTCGACAAGCGTATCGAGCCCTGGGGCGATCACCTCTGGTTGTTCGCGGCGGCTCCGCTGATCGCCATCCCCTGTTTCATCCGCCTGGGTATGTATCGTGCGGTGATGCGTTATTTCGGCAACGATGCGCTGTTCGCGATATTCAAGGCGGTTTCTCTTTCTGCTCTGACCTTGGCCCTGGCGGTCTATTGGTACCGCGAACCGCCTGCGCTAGTGCCACGTTCGCTGGTGTTCAACTACTGGTGGCTGAGCCTATTCATGATCGGCGGGCTGCGCCTGCTGATGCGCCAGTACTTTATGGGCGACTGGTACGTGGCGGCTCGGCGGATGCCGTTCATCAACGCTCTGCCGCCTCAGTCGCTGGTGAAAGTGGCCGTCTACGGTGCCGGTGCGGCCGGCAATCAGTTGGTTGCTGCCTTGCGTATGGGCCGTTCCATGCAGCCGGTGGCATTCGTCGATGACGACGACAATATCGCCACGCGTATCATCGCCGGCCTGCAGGTCTACAAGCCCAAACATATCCAGCAGATGATTGAGGAGACCGGGGCGCAGGAAATCTTGCTGGCGGTGCCCTCGTTGTCACGTGCTCGTCGTCGCGAAATCCTCGAAGATCTCGAGCGCTATCCGTTACATGTTCGGTCGGTGCCGGGGTTCATGGATCTGGCCAGTGGTCGGGTGAAGGTCGACGATCTGCAGGAGGTCGATATCGCCGACTTGCTCGGACGCGATCCGGTGCCGCCGAATCAGACCCTATTGGAGCGCTGTGTTCGCGGCCAGGTGGTGATGGTCACCGGTGCCGGCGGGTCAATTGGTTCCGAGCTGTGCCGGCAGATAATCGCCACTGGCCCCAAGGTTCTGGTGTTGTTCGAGCACTCGGAATACAACCTCTACAGCATTCACACTGAGCTGGAGCAGCGTATTCAGCGTGAATTTCTGTCCCAGCAACTGGTGCCCATTCTGGGGTCGGTGCGCAATTCCGGGCGTTTGCTGGACGTGATGCGCACCTGGAGTGTCGATACGGTCTACCACGCGGCGGCTTACAAGCATGTGCCGATGGTCGAGCACAACATCGCCGAGGGGGTGCTGAACAACGTGATGGGCACGTTGTATGCCGCGCAGGCGGCGATACAGGCCGGAGTCGAGCATTTCGTGCTGATTTCCACGGACAAGGCGGTGCGGCCGACCAACGTGATGGGCAGCAGCAAGCGTTTGGCAGAGATGATTCTGCAGGCGCTAAGCCGCGAAACTGCTCCGATGCTTTTTGGCGAGGACGGGGTGCATCGAGTCAACAAGACGCGATTCAACATGGTGCGTTTCGGCAATGTGTTGGGGTCGTCCGGCTCGGTAATTCCGCGTTTTCATGATCAGATTCGCCGTGGCGGTCCGGTTACGGTTACACATCCCAATATCACCCGCTATTTCATGACTATCCCTGAGGCTGCGCAGTTGGTGATCCAGGCAGGAGCCATGGGGCAGGGGGGGGATGTGTTCGTGCTGGATATGGGGGCGCCGGTCAAGATTCTTGATTTGGCTGAGAAAATGATTCACTTGAGTGGCTTGAGTGTACGCTCGGAGCGTAACCCGCACGGTGATATCGCCATCGAGTTCACCGGTCTAAGGCCTGGGGAGAAGCTCTACGAGGAGCTGCTGATCGGCGATAACGTCAGCGAAACCGAGCACCCGATGATTATGAGGGCCGACGAGGAAATGTTGCCTTGGGATATCTACAAAGGTGTTCTGAAGGAGCTGCTGATATCTGTGGAGTGTGATGATTATGATCGGGTCCGTCAGTTGCTGCGTGAAACCGTGAATGGGTACGTGCCAGACGGCGAAATTGTCGATCACATTTACATCCAGCGCCGAACCGATGCATGA
- a CDS encoding ComEA family DNA-binding protein — protein MLKARLSSLLFAVLASLSMAATAAESPKTESAKPAAVQSAQVATVNLNTADAATLQKELAGIGATKAQAIVAYREEHGNFTSVDELLEVKGIGPATLEKNRDKLSVN, from the coding sequence ATGCTGAAAGCCCGTCTTTCTTCCCTGCTGTTCGCTGTTCTCGCTTCTCTCTCCATGGCTGCCACCGCGGCTGAGTCTCCCAAAACCGAAAGTGCCAAGCCTGCAGCAGTGCAGTCTGCACAGGTGGCCACCGTCAATCTGAACACTGCCGATGCAGCGACCCTGCAGAAGGAGCTGGCAGGTATAGGTGCGACCAAGGCGCAGGCGATCGTTGCCTACCGTGAGGAGCATGGCAACTTCACTTCGGTTGACGAGTTGCTGGAGGTCAAGGGAATTGGCCCGGCAACGCTGGAGAAGAACCGCGACAAGTTGAGCGTGAACTGA
- a CDS encoding amino acid aminotransferase translates to MSLFSAVEMAPRDPILGLNEAFNADTRTTKVNLGVGVYYNEEGRIPLLRAVAEAEKARIEAHAPRGYLPIEGIAAYDKAVQELLFGKGAALIEAGRVITTQALGGTGALKIGADFLKRLLPDATVAISDPSWENHRALFESAGFPVQNYRYYDPFSNGVNRGGMLEDLRNLPARSIVVLHACCHNPTGVDLQLEDWKAVLEVLREREHVPFLDIAYQGFGDGIDQDAEAVRLFAESGLEFFVSSSFSKSFSLYGERVGALSLVTSSREESTRVLSQLKRVIRTNYSNPPTHGATVVASVLNSPELRAMWEAELGEMRERIRSMRLAMVEQLAALGAKRDFGFVAEQRGMFSYSGLTVEQVERLKEEFGIYAVGTGRICVAALNNGNLDSVTRAIHAVL, encoded by the coding sequence ATGAGTCTCTTCTCTGCCGTCGAAATGGCTCCGCGCGATCCCATCCTGGGCCTCAACGAAGCATTCAACGCGGACACCCGCACCACCAAGGTCAACCTTGGCGTGGGCGTCTACTACAACGAGGAGGGGCGAATTCCGCTGCTGCGCGCCGTCGCAGAAGCCGAAAAGGCTCGCATCGAGGCCCATGCTCCGCGTGGCTACCTGCCGATCGAGGGCATCGCCGCCTACGACAAGGCCGTGCAGGAACTGCTGTTCGGCAAGGGCGCAGCCCTGATCGAAGCCGGCCGCGTGATCACCACCCAGGCCCTGGGCGGCACCGGCGCACTGAAGATCGGTGCCGACTTCCTCAAGCGCCTGCTGCCGGACGCCACCGTGGCCATCAGCGACCCGAGCTGGGAAAACCACCGCGCCCTATTCGAATCCGCCGGTTTCCCGGTGCAGAACTACCGCTACTACGATCCGTTCAGCAATGGCGTGAACCGTGGCGGCATGCTCGAAGACCTGCGCAACCTGCCGGCCCGCTCCATCGTTGTGCTGCACGCCTGCTGCCACAACCCCACCGGCGTCGACCTACAGCTGGAAGACTGGAAAGCCGTGCTGGAAGTACTGCGCGAGCGCGAGCACGTGCCTTTCCTCGACATCGCCTATCAGGGTTTCGGTGATGGCATCGACCAGGACGCCGAAGCCGTGCGCCTGTTCGCCGAGTCGGGCCTGGAGTTCTTCGTCTCCAGTTCCTTCTCCAAGTCGTTCTCGCTGTACGGCGAACGTGTCGGCGCCCTGTCGCTGGTCACCAGCAGCCGCGAAGAGTCGACCCGCGTGCTCTCGCAGCTCAAGCGCGTGATCCGCACCAACTACTCCAACCCGCCGACCCACGGCGCCACCGTGGTCGCCAGCGTGCTCAACAGCCCCGAGCTGCGCGCCATGTGGGAAGCCGAGCTGGGTGAAATGCGCGAGCGCATTCGCAGCATGCGCCTGGCCATGGTCGAGCAGCTGGCGGCCCTGGGCGCCAAGCGCGACTTCGGCTTCGTCGCCGAGCAGCGCGGCATGTTCTCCTACTCCGGTCTCACCGTTGAGCAGGTCGAGCGCCTCAAGGAAGAGTTCGGCATCTACGCCGTCGGCACCGGCCGTATCTGCGTCGCCGCGCTGAACAACGGCAACCTGGACAGCGTCACCCGCGCAATTCACGCCGTTCTTTAA